A single window of Mycoplasma bradburyae DNA harbors:
- a CDS encoding MPN338 family protein, which translates to MNSINKELEKLSISTTYPFYIDNVNIKFFNSLQQHPNKYFVNKILPKIKSQLDQEELDKLKELDDLTRKDRIKLMLNLALKKIVSKTGSADYDFFKIINYDQFHEPLYISEKETAINELVHGNFHERRYNYYIDVNKNSYLYQYAHRINLWFYLNEENKILSGSFSFELVNLDDQMLDSDAIYEKIYLVSLVKYFIYKQLYPLSLNNLIDIIDNDDFLSNFDKKNTKEHQNNLNKNIYKKSLSYEVLKSNWDNLITEKFLKHKDYDQNKINQLKDDLFYAVMNLTMINLALYQELKSYFNSENPELILSILKNPTQIKSDPDQRPFNDFIELSRYLKQEYLKKNSNKIEWNKIDDFNDLIDEVSKQQAAQDYEAFNTSINFLELKVKNEDTFISSSDLLMKNPNLFLIYSLIINPHRFGLNSNTTQIISYNDLMKNLKNTHISDGSRNKIIYDINQSEVEINKSYISFINSSSDFIVIKKHEQPLIDLYIWAIIYSESRKWIHHDIEYDFNNNRIAKNSNFYRQKIESLENLKFDWYDDFYGIPSIKTIVKKIDQVSNIKSSIDILVSTIKQKDALLKKDFERKTMVIAYVVALFIGFINFFGMIFTILAVTKPEDGLNTTNIIVISIASLLITSLIIIISFFLFRLSKNKK; encoded by the coding sequence ATGAATTCTATTAACAAAGAATTAGAAAAATTAAGTATTAGTACAACTTATCCATTTTATATTGACAACGTTAATATAAAGTTTTTTAACAGTTTACAACAGCACCCTAATAAATATTTTGTTAATAAAATCTTACCGAAGATTAAGAGTCAATTAGATCAAGAAGAACTAGATAAACTAAAAGAACTAGATGACTTAACAAGAAAAGATCGGATTAAATTAATGCTAAATTTAGCATTAAAAAAGATCGTTTCTAAAACCGGTTCAGCTGATTATGATTTTTTCAAAATCATTAACTATGATCAATTCCACGAACCGCTTTATATTTCTGAAAAAGAAACTGCAATCAACGAACTAGTTCATGGTAATTTTCATGAACGAAGATATAACTATTACATTGATGTAAATAAGAATAGTTACTTATACCAATATGCTCATAGAATCAACCTTTGATTCTATCTTAATGAAGAGAACAAGATCTTATCTGGTTCATTTAGTTTTGAACTTGTTAATCTTGATGATCAGATGCTAGACAGTGATGCTATCTATGAAAAGATTTATCTGGTTTCATTAGTTAAATATTTTATTTACAAGCAACTTTATCCATTATCACTAAACAACCTTATTGACATTATTGATAATGATGATTTCTTATCAAATTTTGATAAGAAAAATACCAAAGAACACCAAAATAATCTTAATAAGAACATTTATAAAAAATCTTTAAGTTATGAAGTGTTAAAAAGTAACTGGGATAATTTGATAACTGAAAAATTCTTAAAACACAAGGATTATGATCAAAATAAGATTAATCAATTAAAAGATGATCTTTTTTACGCGGTTATGAACTTAACAATGATTAACCTAGCTTTGTATCAAGAATTGAAATCTTATTTTAATTCTGAAAACCCAGAGTTAATCTTAAGCATCTTAAAAAACCCAACCCAGATCAAGAGTGACCCAGACCAAAGACCGTTTAATGACTTTATTGAATTATCAAGATATCTTAAACAAGAATACCTTAAGAAAAATTCTAATAAGATTGAATGGAATAAGATTGATGACTTCAATGATCTGATTGACGAAGTAAGCAAACAACAAGCAGCTCAGGACTATGAAGCATTCAACACTTCAATTAACTTTTTAGAATTAAAAGTTAAAAATGAAGACACTTTCATTTCATCAAGCGATCTCTTGATGAAGAATCCCAATCTGTTTTTAATTTATTCTTTAATTATTAACCCCCACCGTTTTGGTTTGAATTCCAACACAACCCAGATCATTTCATATAATGATCTGATGAAGAATTTAAAGAATACGCACATCTCAGATGGTTCTAGGAATAAGATCATTTATGATATTAATCAATCTGAGGTTGAAATCAACAAGAGTTATATTAGTTTTATTAATTCTTCAAGTGATTTTATTGTGATTAAAAAACACGAACAACCTTTAATTGATCTGTATATTTGAGCAATTATTTATTCTGAAAGCCGTAAGTGAATTCACCACGATATTGAATATGACTTTAATAACAATCGGATAGCTAAAAATTCTAATTTTTATCGCCAAAAGATTGAATCTCTTGAAAATCTAAAATTTGACTGGTATGATGATTTTTACGGAATTCCTTCAATAAAAACTATAGTTAAAAAAATCGACCAAGTATCTAACATTAAATCGTCAATTGATATTTTAGTATCAACTATTAAACAAAAAGATGCTTTGTTAAAAAAGGATTTCGAAAGAAAAACAATGGTAATTGCTTATGTTGTAGCATTATTCATTGGATTTATTAATTTCTTTGGAATGATCTTCACAATATTAGCAGTAACCAAACCTGAAGATGGTTTGAATACAACGAATATTATTGTAATCTCAATAGCTTCACTATTAATTACTTCTCTGATAATAATTATTAGTTTCTTCTTATTTAGATTGTCGAAGAATAAGAAATAA
- a CDS encoding GntR family transcriptional regulator produces MHNTVLLYIYLKIQSGQWLPGKRIPSERQLSIKFGISRNLIRRVFSILCNYNVLDNNSKPGYFVHKDYKTGFFINFLDFDKVESYDYNELYRTPYTSFDINMFKELSDKEDFLSSSFSKNDQVIYFGKDKEILYINQVLLNRKLLVYHNSNSMSFKDFTMFADNGQPVVKHKQITMICNDTGPIKEFLKPNNENSPCLVTYSVYFNIENEILAISKIFHLRPDSRINSIDVKLEYNDYQSTLESRRSKK; encoded by the coding sequence ATGCATAATACGGTATTACTATATATATACTTAAAGATTCAATCAGGTCAATGATTACCAGGTAAAAGAATCCCTTCAGAACGACAATTATCAATTAAATTTGGTATTTCTAGAAACTTAATTAGAAGAGTGTTCTCCATTCTTTGTAATTACAATGTTCTAGATAATAACTCTAAACCTGGATATTTCGTTCATAAAGATTATAAAACAGGATTCTTTATTAATTTCTTAGATTTCGATAAAGTTGAAAGTTATGACTATAACGAACTTTATCGAACTCCTTATACTTCATTTGACATCAATATGTTTAAGGAGTTATCTGATAAAGAAGATTTCTTATCTTCTTCTTTCTCAAAAAACGATCAAGTAATTTATTTTGGTAAAGATAAAGAAATTTTATATATTAATCAAGTTTTATTGAATCGTAAATTGTTAGTTTATCATAATTCAAACTCGATGTCATTTAAAGACTTTACGATGTTTGCTGATAACGGTCAACCAGTAGTTAAACATAAACAAATAACAATGATCTGTAATGATACTGGACCAATTAAAGAGTTTTTAAAACCAAATAATGAAAACTCTCCTTGTTTAGTTACTTATTCAGTTTATTTCAATATAGAGAACGAGATCTTAGCAATATCTAAGATCTTCCACTTAAGACCTGATTCTAGAATTAACAGTATTGATGTTAAGTTAGAATACAATGATTACCAATCTACTTTAGAATCTAGAAGAAGTAAAAAATAA
- the nrdE gene encoding class 1b ribonucleoside-diphosphate reductase subunit alpha has protein sequence MSNNFKEADQYLAYNAMSKLDEGKNSTKNDAKAVEIYMDVHVKPRTKQFNSIKERMEYLINNNFYEREVVENVSESQLIELYELIKEFDHKFPSFMGAFKFYNAYCLKTNDGKEFLETYSDRCLMNALFLGGKNFESVKNILIEILSGRFQPATPTFLNAGKKQRGEYVSCYLLRVEDNMESIGRAITTSLQLSKRGGGVALCLTNLREFGAPIKNIEGQASGVIPVMKILEDSFSYANQLGQRPGVGAAYLHAHHPDVMVFLDSKRENADEKIRIKSLALGLVVPDITFELAKNNDQMALFSPYDVQKEYGIPLSDIKVTEEYHNMVNNPRIKKTYISARKFFQTVAELHFESGYPYLLFDDTVNNRNPNAGRIVMSNLCSEIVQSSSSTEYNIDLSIKKLGQDISCNLGSVNIDKMMRSGDRFEESIYYAIKSLDHVSRTANLDAAPSIKNGNANNHALGLGAMNLHGFLATHQIYYNSPEALEFTDFFFYTLAYYAFKASNRIATETKQTYANFSSSKYADGSYFKKYTECDPNTYVIKNSRIKEIFDGYKIKVPTQQDWRDLVEQIKKTGLANSHLLAVAPTGSISYLSSCTPSLQPVVAPVEVRKEGKIGRIYSLAYQLDETNYKYYKDGAYELGPNPYIDICAQAQKHVDQAISLTLFMNDTATTRDLNKAYIRAYKSKCSSIYYVRVRQNVLEDSENLDWAKDQAGVMECEVCKI, from the coding sequence ATGAGTAACAACTTTAAAGAAGCTGATCAATATCTTGCTTATAATGCAATGAGTAAGCTTGACGAAGGTAAAAATTCTACTAAAAACGATGCTAAAGCTGTGGAAATCTATATGGATGTTCACGTAAAACCTAGAACAAAGCAGTTTAATAGCATTAAAGAACGAATGGAATATTTAATTAACAACAACTTTTATGAAAGAGAAGTTGTTGAAAATGTTTCTGAATCTCAATTAATCGAACTTTATGAGTTAATTAAAGAATTTGATCACAAATTCCCATCATTTATGGGGGCATTTAAGTTTTACAATGCTTATTGTTTGAAGACTAATGATGGTAAAGAATTTTTAGAAACTTATAGCGATCGTTGTTTGATGAATGCCTTGTTTTTAGGTGGTAAAAACTTTGAAAGCGTTAAGAATATCCTAATCGAAATCCTATCAGGACGATTCCAACCTGCAACGCCAACATTTTTAAATGCCGGTAAAAAACAAAGGGGTGAATATGTTTCTTGTTATCTTTTAAGAGTTGAAGATAATATGGAATCAATCGGTCGCGCAATAACTACTTCATTGCAACTTTCTAAACGTGGTGGCGGTGTTGCTTTATGTTTAACTAACTTAAGAGAATTCGGTGCTCCAATTAAAAATATTGAAGGGCAAGCTTCTGGAGTAATTCCAGTTATGAAGATTCTTGAAGACTCATTTTCTTATGCTAACCAATTAGGACAACGTCCTGGAGTTGGTGCTGCTTATTTACACGCGCATCATCCAGATGTTATGGTTTTCTTGGATTCTAAAAGAGAAAATGCTGACGAAAAAATTCGTATTAAATCTTTAGCGCTAGGTTTAGTTGTTCCTGACATTACTTTTGAATTAGCTAAAAATAACGATCAAATGGCATTATTCTCGCCATATGATGTTCAAAAAGAATATGGTATTCCATTATCAGATATCAAAGTAACTGAAGAATATCATAATATGGTTAATAACCCGAGAATCAAGAAAACATATATATCTGCTAGAAAATTCTTCCAAACTGTTGCTGAATTACATTTCGAATCAGGTTATCCTTACTTATTATTCGATGATACAGTAAACAATCGCAACCCGAACGCTGGTCGTATTGTGATGTCTAATCTTTGCTCTGAGATCGTACAAAGTTCATCATCAACCGAATATAATATCGATTTATCAATTAAAAAACTAGGTCAAGATATCTCGTGTAATTTAGGTTCTGTTAATATTGATAAAATGATGCGTTCTGGTGATCGATTTGAAGAATCGATCTACTATGCAATTAAATCATTAGATCATGTTTCAAGAACTGCTAATTTAGATGCTGCTCCTTCAATTAAAAATGGTAATGCTAATAACCACGCACTAGGACTTGGAGCAATGAATTTACATGGTTTCTTAGCAACCCACCAAATTTATTACAACTCACCAGAAGCACTAGAATTTACCGATTTCTTCTTCTACACTTTGGCATATTATGCATTTAAAGCTTCTAATCGTATAGCAACTGAAACTAAACAAACATATGCTAATTTCTCTTCTTCTAAATATGCTGATGGATCATATTTCAAAAAATATACAGAATGCGATCCTAATACATATGTAATTAAAAACTCTAGAATTAAAGAAATCTTTGATGGTTATAAAATTAAAGTTCCTACTCAACAAGATTGAAGAGATCTTGTAGAACAAATTAAAAAAACAGGATTAGCTAATTCGCACTTATTAGCAGTAGCTCCTACTGGGAGTATTTCTTATTTATCTTCTTGTACTCCTTCATTACAACCTGTTGTAGCACCAGTTGAAGTTCGTAAAGAAGGTAAAATTGGTCGTATTTATTCATTAGCATACCAATTAGATGAAACTAACTATAAATACTACAAAGATGGGGCGTATGAATTAGGACCTAATCCTTATATTGATATCTGCGCTCAAGCACAGAAACATGTTGATCAAGCAATTTCATTAACATTATTTATGAATGATACTGCCACAACAAGAGATTTAAATAAAGCTTATATTCGCGCTTATAAATCTAAGTGTTCATCAATCTATTATGTAAGAGTTCGTCAAAACGTTCTAGAAGATTCTGAAAACTTAGACTGAGCTAAAGATCAAGCTGGCGTTATGGAATGTGAAGTTTGTAAGATCTAA
- the nrdI gene encoding class Ib ribonucleoside-diphosphate reductase assembly flavoprotein NrdI, which translates to MQDNQKLNVPKRKPLGSINVVYFSSVTENTKKFCDKLGYPATRIPIDLNEDIEVDFDYVLICPTYAGGLDDFKGAVPKQVIKFLNKEKNRNHCVGVIASGNTNFGETYGLAGHVLRTKLDVPLLHIFELIGTKYDEDLVRERIQKLWQWEE; encoded by the coding sequence ATGCAAGATAATCAAAAGCTTAATGTTCCTAAAAGAAAACCTTTAGGAAGTATCAATGTAGTTTATTTTTCAAGCGTAACCGAAAATACTAAGAAATTTTGTGATAAATTAGGTTATCCTGCAACTAGAATTCCAATCGATTTAAACGAAGATATCGAAGTTGATTTTGACTATGTCTTAATCTGTCCAACATATGCTGGCGGATTAGATGATTTCAAAGGTGCTGTACCTAAACAAGTTATTAAATTCTTAAATAAAGAAAAAAACCGTAACCACTGTGTTGGTGTAATTGCTAGTGGTAATACTAATTTCGGTGAAACATATGGACTTGCTGGTCACGTTTTAAGAACAAAATTAGATGTACCTTTATTACATATTTTTGAACTAATCGGAACTAAATATGACGAAGATTTAGTTCGTGAACGAATTCAAAAATTGTGACAATGAGAAGAATAA
- the nrdF gene encoding class 1b ribonucleoside-diphosphate reductase subunit beta, with translation MSNNNKYYDESFSPLGYVANGQKGVMRSINWNVINDPKDLEVWTRVTQNFWLPEKIPVSNDLKSWNEMTPEWKQLLTRTFTGLTLLDTIQCTLGDIAQIPNSLTDHEQFIYANFSFMVGVHARSYGTIFSTLNTSDEIEEAHEWVINNEKLQARAKFLVPYYTSSDPLKSKIAAALMPGFLLYGGFYLPFYLAARAKLPNTSDIIRLILRDKVIHNYYSGYKYRKKVEKLPKEKQEEYKQFVFDTLYKLIELEKDFLRELYDGFGLADEAIAFSLYNAGKFLQNCGYESPFTPEETKIAPEVFAQLSARADENHDFFSGNGSSYIMGVTEETEDDDWEF, from the coding sequence ATGTCGAATAACAATAAATACTATGATGAATCATTTAGCCCGCTTGGATATGTTGCGAATGGACAAAAAGGTGTTATGCGTTCTATTAACTGAAATGTTATTAACGATCCAAAAGATCTAGAAGTTTGAACGAGAGTAACGCAAAATTTTTGATTACCAGAAAAAATTCCTGTATCTAATGACCTTAAGTCTTGAAATGAAATGACACCGGAATGAAAACAACTTTTAACAAGAACATTCACAGGTTTAACGCTTTTAGATACGATTCAGTGTACTTTAGGTGATATTGCTCAGATACCTAACTCATTAACAGATCACGAACAATTTATTTATGCAAATTTCTCATTTATGGTTGGAGTCCATGCTCGTAGTTATGGGACAATCTTCTCGACACTAAATACAAGTGATGAAATTGAAGAAGCTCATGAATGAGTAATTAATAATGAAAAATTACAAGCTCGCGCAAAATTCTTAGTACCTTATTACACTTCAAGTGATCCATTAAAATCTAAGATTGCGGCAGCACTTATGCCTGGATTTTTATTATATGGTGGATTTTATTTACCGTTTTATTTAGCAGCTAGAGCTAAGTTACCAAACACAAGTGATATTATTAGATTAATCTTAAGAGATAAAGTAATTCATAATTACTACTCAGGGTATAAATACCGTAAAAAAGTAGAAAAACTACCAAAAGAAAAACAAGAAGAATACAAACAATTCGTATTTGATACTTTGTACAAACTAATTGAATTAGAAAAAGATTTCTTAAGAGAACTTTACGATGGTTTTGGGTTAGCAGACGAAGCGATTGCGTTTAGTTTATACAACGCTGGTAAATTCTTGCAAAACTGTGGTTATGAATCTCCATTTACTCCAGAAGAAACTAAGATTGCTCCCGAAGTATTTGCTCAACTATCAGCTCGTGCTGATGAAAACCATGATTTCTTCAGTGGTAATGGTAGCTCATATATTATGGGTGTAACTGAAGAAACAGAAGATGATGATTGGGAGTTTTAA
- a CDS encoding MPN337 family protein, producing the protein MDLIKKNKDKNSFNLDIKNIVNFNIQKINKSFLDSNLFNASSQKISKNNYKLLKANNEEFFDVQSLLNEESIGDIINFSLKKINSIIGTNNLNHFDVIRHDEYGEAFYVNITNINNDFEIEANQSQDLRFVFELYVKDYSYLNQYCDKIQINLMFDEINKIISGNFVFFKQAIEVNFEDFIKNVYRNYFIKNFIKEHFMENSLRSQVRLFEDLSINKQDDSIYLSSKFKNQFVSTIKSLDENNDLGVDYEEFFYAINILNMIILMIYEDLKAFFQSNKPISFLDFIQRKTNLSNVKTNAHAELDFLNLFNYVNSKYFFNHELDLQQEDVDNLEDALDLINEFYDLYQFEEKSLSDQILNFELSLSDKKLDKYETIVLLLMYPEIFGLDNKNYINTKFDQLLSSVSNFKISDQVDYQKKHDLVLCELNQNYECFINQNKDFLIIKSYFENLNLFEIYNWALIYENLYEAKYLSISNKFYKLKNTQPQIMRELLNELNQLKYYTIKQIYGLGNIEVVINKLLKYNDFNDTINQFIKTINRDDQMYGKSKERKYLLLGIITAFLFGLMDFLTTIFSILPVTQENVEVSIKNIPSLIVIGAGSLLATILLIILTISFFKRHSSRSNKTGH; encoded by the coding sequence ATGGATTTAATAAAGAAGAATAAAGATAAAAACAGTTTTAATCTCGATATTAAAAATATCGTTAATTTCAATATTCAAAAAATTAACAAAAGCTTTTTAGATTCAAACTTGTTTAATGCATCATCACAAAAAATCTCAAAAAATAACTATAAGTTATTAAAAGCTAACAACGAAGAATTTTTTGATGTGCAGTCTTTACTTAATGAAGAATCTATTGGTGATATCATTAATTTTTCATTAAAGAAAATTAATAGTATTATCGGAACAAACAACCTTAACCATTTTGATGTTATTCGTCACGATGAATACGGTGAGGCTTTTTATGTTAATATCACTAATATTAATAATGATTTTGAAATTGAAGCTAACCAATCTCAAGACTTAAGATTTGTTTTTGAACTTTATGTTAAGGATTATTCTTATTTAAATCAGTATTGTGATAAGATTCAAATCAATCTGATGTTTGATGAAATCAACAAAATTATTTCGGGTAATTTCGTATTTTTCAAACAAGCTATTGAAGTTAATTTTGAAGATTTTATTAAAAATGTTTATCGGAATTATTTCATAAAAAATTTCATTAAAGAACATTTTATGGAAAATTCTCTAAGAAGTCAGGTTCGCTTATTTGAAGACTTAAGTATTAATAAGCAAGATGATTCAATTTATCTGTCTTCAAAGTTTAAAAATCAATTTGTATCAACGATTAAATCATTAGATGAAAATAATGATTTAGGAGTTGATTACGAAGAATTCTTTTATGCGATTAATATCTTAAATATGATCATTCTAATGATCTATGAAGATCTTAAAGCGTTTTTTCAATCGAATAAGCCGATTAGTTTTCTTGATTTCATTCAAAGAAAAACTAATCTAAGTAATGTAAAAACTAACGCTCATGCAGAATTAGATTTTTTAAATCTTTTTAATTATGTTAATAGTAAATATTTCTTTAACCATGAATTAGATTTGCAACAAGAAGATGTTGATAATCTAGAAGATGCGTTAGATTTAATTAATGAGTTTTATGATCTTTATCAATTTGAAGAAAAATCCTTATCTGATCAGATATTAAATTTTGAATTATCTTTATCAGATAAAAAACTTGATAAGTATGAAACGATTGTTTTACTTTTAATGTATCCTGAAATCTTTGGGCTGGATAATAAAAACTATATTAATACGAAGTTTGATCAACTTTTATCATCAGTTAGTAATTTCAAAATTTCAGATCAAGTTGATTATCAAAAAAAACATGATTTAGTTTTGTGTGAGTTAAACCAAAACTATGAATGTTTCATTAATCAAAACAAGGACTTTTTAATAATTAAAAGTTATTTTGAAAATCTTAACTTATTTGAAATTTATAACTGAGCTTTAATTTATGAAAACTTATATGAAGCAAAGTATTTAAGTATTTCTAATAAGTTTTACAAACTAAAAAACACGCAACCTCAAATAATGCGTGAGTTATTAAACGAACTGAATCAACTTAAATATTACACAATCAAACAAATCTATGGTCTTGGTAATATTGAAGTTGTTATTAATAAATTGCTTAAATACAACGACTTTAACGATACAATTAATCAGTTTATTAAAACGATTAATCGTGACGATCAGATGTATGGTAAATCCAAAGAACGAAAATATTTATTATTAGGGATTATTACCGCATTCTTATTTGGTTTAATGGACTTCTTAACAACAATCTTCTCGATATTACCTGTAACTCAAGAAAATGTTGAAGTATCAATTAAAAACATTCCGAGTTTAATAGTGATTGGAGCTGGTTCATTATTAGCAACAATATTATTAATTATCTTAACAATCAGTTTTTTTAAAAGACATTCATCACGATCTAATAAAACCGGTCATTAA
- a CDS encoding glycosyltransferase family 2 protein yields the protein MSKISIIYYLSQEVMNLKTSLNSLFNINNLKDHELIFINDDVNENVIKIWQTELSKYNDLNYQIVNVSQSLGMSEAYNLGVRVASGEFSLLTNQLINFKPSILDELTAQLEKLDDDVGVLNFLIDEPAFYDQKKDMADNKDANLLIYDKLHIDLIIKGSLNFYDKLFRTKLLVDNKLKFNVTHYQPGLFILKVYGKTNKCAVYKKILAKRRKEISLGNNIYDVLFQINQFSQLKEYNKWTDKYQYELEFIAILMSMYHFVSLVLHSNFSDRDKRNAIKISNEMLLRFFPKYEKNKFINEIQNEHWRNYFLKFKPKLAWIQTKFDADK from the coding sequence ATGTCAAAAATATCAATTATCTACTATTTAAGCCAAGAAGTTATGAATTTAAAGACTTCTTTAAATTCTTTATTTAACATCAATAATCTAAAAGATCATGAACTGATTTTTATTAATGATGATGTTAATGAAAATGTGATAAAAATTTGACAAACAGAACTAAGCAAATATAACGATTTAAACTATCAAATCGTTAATGTTTCGCAATCATTAGGAATGAGCGAAGCTTATAATCTAGGAGTTAGAGTAGCTAGTGGTGAGTTTAGTTTATTAACTAACCAATTGATTAATTTTAAACCTAGTATTTTAGATGAATTAACAGCACAGTTAGAAAAACTTGATGATGATGTTGGTGTGCTTAACTTTTTAATCGATGAACCAGCTTTCTATGATCAGAAAAAAGATATGGCTGATAACAAGGACGCTAACTTGTTAATATATGATAAGTTACATATCGATCTAATCATTAAGGGTTCATTAAACTTTTATGATAAATTGTTTAGAACTAAATTATTAGTTGATAACAAACTTAAATTTAATGTTACTCACTACCAACCAGGGTTGTTTATTTTAAAAGTTTATGGCAAGACTAATAAATGTGCAGTTTATAAAAAGATCTTAGCTAAGCGAAGAAAAGAAATTAGTCTTGGTAATAACATCTATGACGTATTATTCCAAATCAACCAGTTTTCCCAACTTAAAGAATACAATAAATGAACTGATAAGTACCAATATGAATTAGAATTCATTGCGATCTTAATGTCTATGTATCATTTTGTTTCTTTAGTATTACATTCAAACTTTTCAGATCGTGATAAACGCAATGCTATTAAAATAAGTAATGAAATGTTATTACGCTTCTTTCCTAAATACGAAAAAAACAAGTTTATTAATGAGATTCAAAACGAACATTGAAGAAATTACTTCTTGAAGTTCAAACCTAAATTAGCTTGAATTCAAACTAAGTTTGATGCTGATAAATAA
- a CDS encoding RDD family protein, producing MNVIFYNEDKKINEQYYLASATKRIFAALFDLIFISGISFGINYLINFLFDQYWTNYPIGLFVILVGITTFIFFSLYFILIPRLTKGKTLFRLVFKIQLIERNEIKKYVIHLFLHNILIYLFLVVIMIVMGASLFSFTNNQQKEIINLFLKKNILDQPVNIIIFVSFFKGLYSVYAILLLVILISVIMRSRKLALHDRVANLVMIDLSTKIDLYKQEEKKPKQSDKIEINLPGNIDISEI from the coding sequence ATGAACGTTATATTTTATAACGAAGACAAAAAGATTAATGAGCAATATTATCTAGCTAGTGCAACTAAAAGAATTTTTGCAGCTTTATTTGATTTAATATTCATTAGCGGTATTAGTTTTGGTATTAATTACCTAATTAACTTTTTGTTTGATCAATATTGAACTAATTATCCGATTGGATTATTCGTAATTTTAGTAGGAATAACTACTTTTATTTTTTTTAGTCTTTATTTTATTTTAATTCCTAGATTAACTAAAGGTAAAACGCTTTTTAGATTGGTGTTTAAGATTCAGTTGATTGAAAGAAATGAGATTAAAAAATACGTAATTCACTTATTTTTACATAATATCTTAATCTATTTGTTTTTAGTTGTTATTATGATTGTTATGGGCGCTTCTTTATTTAGTTTTACTAACAATCAACAAAAAGAAATTATCAATTTATTCCTTAAAAAAAATATCTTAGATCAACCGGTTAATATCATTATCTTTGTTAGCTTTTTTAAGGGATTATATTCAGTTTATGCAATCTTATTATTAGTTATTTTGATATCAGTAATAATGCGTTCTAGAAAACTAGCATTACACGACAGAGTTGCTAACCTAGTTATGATCGATCTATCTACTAAGATAGATCTATATAAACAAGAAGAAAAAAAACCTAAACAATCTGATAAGATTGAAATTAATCTACCTGGAAATATTGATATAAGTGAGATTTAA